CCGACGCCATCCGCCTGCACGCGACGGAGCGCGGCACCTCCACCGCGCTCAGCTGTGAGGGTGCCACGATCGGCTACGCCGCACTGGACTCCCGCAGCAACCGCATCGCCCGCGCGCTGCTCGCCGCGACCGCTACCGGGTCCCGGATCGGCTTCCTCGCCCGCACCCGTAACGAGGCGGGCGAGATCCTGGTCGGCGCGGCCAAGGCCGGACTGGTGACCGTCCCGCTCAACTGGCGCCTGGCCGTTGCCGAGTTGACCGCCGTCGCCCAGGACGCCGAGCTGACGGTCCTGCTGACGGAACCCGAGTTCCGTGCGGCCGCCGATGCCGTGTGCGCGGCCCTTCCCGGAGTGCGGCTGATCGTCATCGGCCCCTCCGAGGAGCCGGACGTGCCCGCGTACGAGTCCTGGCTCGCCGCCCACCCGGACGACGATCCCGGCCGGGGCACCGGCACCGACGCCGACGAGGTGTTCCTGCAGATCTACACCTCCGGCACCACCGGCGTACCCAAGGGCGTCCTCCTTACCCACGGCAACTTCTACGCCGACTCCACCGAGCTGGAGGAGTACCTCTGGGAACCCGGGTCCGTCGCGCTCAACGCCTTGCCGATGTTCCACATCGGAGGGCTCGGCTGGCTGCGCGTGGCGCTCACCGCCGGCGCCACCAGCCTGATGTTCCCGGACTTCGCCCCCGAGGCGGCGGCCGAGACCATCGAGCGGGAGGGCGTCACCCACGCCTTCCTCGTCCCCTCGGTCCTGCACATGCTCACCGAGCTGCCCGGCATCGAGAAGCGCGACTTCTCCCGCCTCACCCTCATCACGTACGGGTCCGCACCCATCACCCCTGCCCTGCTGCGCCGCTCGATGGCCCTCTTCGGCTGCCACTTCATGGGCAAGTACGGGCTGACCGAGGGCGGCGGCACGGTCACCCAGCTGCCGCCGGAGGACCACGAGCCCGACGGGCCCAAGCAGCACCTGCTCACCTCGGTCGGCAGGCCCCGCCGCGGAGTCGACGTCGTCATCGCCGACCCCGAGACGGGCAGGCCGGTCGAGGCGGGGACCGTCGGCGAGATCCGGATCCGCTCCCGCCACAACACGCCCGGCTACTGGAACCGGCCCGAGGAGACCGGGGCGCTGTACGACTCCGAGGGCCTGCTGCGCACCGGGGACGGCGGCTACCTCGACGCGGACGGCTACCTCTTCCTCGCCGACCGCATCAAGGACATGATCGTCAGCGGCGGCGAGAACGTGTACCCCACCGAGGTCGAGTCCGTGCTCGCCGAGCACCCGGCGGTGTCCGAGGTCGCGGTCGTCGGTCTCCCCGACGAGGTGTGGGGCGAGGCCGTCACCGCCTTCGTGGTCCCGCGCCCGGGAGCCGACCGCCCCACCGAACGGGAGCTCGTCGACTTCACCCGGGACCGGATCGCCTCGTACAAGAAGCCCCGCAGGGTCCACTTCGTCGACGCGCTGCCCCGCAACCCCAACGGCAAGGTCCTCAAGCGCGAGCTGCGGGCCGGCATCCACTAGATCCGTCGGGAT
Above is a genomic segment from Streptomyces sp. NBC_00094 containing:
- a CDS encoding long-chain-fatty-acid--CoA ligase; translation: MGLHLPDAIRLHATERGTSTALSCEGATIGYAALDSRSNRIARALLAATATGSRIGFLARTRNEAGEILVGAAKAGLVTVPLNWRLAVAELTAVAQDAELTVLLTEPEFRAAADAVCAALPGVRLIVIGPSEEPDVPAYESWLAAHPDDDPGRGTGTDADEVFLQIYTSGTTGVPKGVLLTHGNFYADSTELEEYLWEPGSVALNALPMFHIGGLGWLRVALTAGATSLMFPDFAPEAAAETIEREGVTHAFLVPSVLHMLTELPGIEKRDFSRLTLITYGSAPITPALLRRSMALFGCHFMGKYGLTEGGGTVTQLPPEDHEPDGPKQHLLTSVGRPRRGVDVVIADPETGRPVEAGTVGEIRIRSRHNTPGYWNRPEETGALYDSEGLLRTGDGGYLDADGYLFLADRIKDMIVSGGENVYPTEVESVLAEHPAVSEVAVVGLPDEVWGEAVTAFVVPRPGADRPTERELVDFTRDRIASYKKPRRVHFVDALPRNPNGKVLKRELRAGIH